The following proteins are co-located in the Chitinispirillum alkaliphilum genome:
- a CDS encoding Cysteine synthase: protein MNIYKNISSLVGNTPLVQMNRCVRSAGNLVAAKLEYFNPCGSVKDRAALGMIEAAEESGSIRSGSTIIEATSGNTGISLAFIAAERGYRLIVVMPDSMSVERRRILAAFGVQLELTPAHEGMQGSIERAQQLAQEIEGAFLVSQFNNPANPAVHEKTTAQEILRDTEGGIDIFVAGVGTGGTLTGVGKVLKEAKPEIKIIAVEPCTSNVLSGGPPGPHMIQGIGAGFIPEVLDRNLIDQIVRVSDSDAFTWTRKIMREEGISAGISSGAALCGAYQYLKSNNLEGKSVVVVFPDAAERYLTVPMLFSARG from the coding sequence ATGAATATTTATAAAAACATCTCTTCTTTGGTTGGGAACACACCTCTTGTGCAGATGAACAGATGTGTAAGGTCTGCGGGCAATCTGGTAGCTGCAAAGCTTGAGTATTTCAATCCTTGCGGGTCTGTTAAGGACAGGGCAGCCTTGGGGATGATTGAAGCAGCAGAAGAGAGTGGGTCTATACGATCCGGCTCCACTATAATCGAAGCGACAAGTGGTAATACCGGGATTTCCCTCGCATTCATTGCTGCTGAACGGGGGTATCGTCTCATCGTGGTGATGCCCGACAGTATGAGTGTGGAGAGAAGAAGAATACTTGCAGCCTTCGGGGTGCAACTCGAGCTCACCCCTGCACATGAGGGAATGCAGGGGTCAATCGAAAGAGCACAGCAGTTAGCTCAGGAGATTGAGGGGGCTTTTCTGGTAAGTCAGTTTAACAATCCGGCCAACCCCGCTGTGCATGAGAAAACTACTGCTCAGGAAATCCTGCGCGACACAGAGGGGGGTATCGATATATTTGTTGCGGGAGTAGGTACAGGGGGCACTTTGACCGGTGTTGGCAAGGTGCTTAAAGAGGCGAAACCGGAGATCAAAATCATTGCCGTAGAGCCTTGCACTTCAAATGTGCTGAGCGGAGGCCCTCCGGGACCACACATGATACAGGGGATCGGTGCAGGGTTTATACCTGAGGTGCTTGACAGAAATCTTATTGATCAGATAGTCAGGGTAAGTGATTCTGATGCTTTCACCTGGACCAGAAAAATTATGAGGGAAGAGGGGATTTCTGCCGGTATCTCATCCGGTGCTGCACTTTGCGGAGCATATCAGTACCTGAAGTCAAACAATCTGGAGGGCAAATCAGTTGTGGTTGTTTTCCCCGAT
- a CDS encoding BadM/Rrf2 family transcriptional regulator has translation MNFISAKTNYGLIAVMELVENYDKSLVQIKDIVSRRNVPKNYLEQILNRLLKSGIVKSVRGNKGGYVLSKSPDSLMLIEVIEVLEGEINLTGNIGYDALKPLVRSIEESMKSVLNISLAELWTKQRKMEQQIVYHI, from the coding sequence ATGAATTTTATTAGCGCAAAAACAAACTACGGGCTGATTGCAGTCATGGAGCTTGTAGAAAACTATGATAAAAGTCTGGTACAGATAAAGGATATCGTTTCAAGGAGAAATGTGCCGAAAAACTACCTTGAGCAGATCCTTAACAGGTTGCTTAAAAGTGGTATCGTTAAAAGTGTCAGAGGCAATAAGGGTGGATATGTTCTTTCGAAAAGTCCTGATTCACTAATGCTCATTGAGGTGATTGAGGTTCTTGAAGGAGAGATAAACCTGACTGGTAATATCGGCTATGATGCTTTAAAGCCTTTGGTTCGGAGTATTGAAGAGTCAATGAAATCGGTTTTGAATATATCTCTGGCAGAGCTTTGGACTAAGCAGAGAAAAATGGAACAGCAGATAGTATATCACATTTAA